A section of the Anabaena cylindrica PCC 7122 genome encodes:
- a CDS encoding amylo-alpha-1,6-glucosidase, with protein MTPDTLMTPEKILLDGKTFIPAEQIPIPEWPSVVIERPQPTLTVKDDDLFLVTDTIGNISGCSLNDGNPSMGLFCCDTRFLSRLELQIDGRSPVLLSSTADKGFALSVLCTNPRIENHLNADTIGIRREIVLNGALFEEIEVANYSTTNISFELSLSFDADFVDLFEVRGHNREKRGRLLRLAEPTHLEEIADGVAAPLANPSHREESLTLAYQGLDGAIMESRIQFQHRQPDYFKGYTAVWRLDLASHETQKLGYRLNMLTNNQTSSTVNAAITLVQAKASELMEEQIWVQQITRISSDKSLFNRVIERAEQDLYLLRQSFGKYKTVSAGVPWFSTLFGRDSIITASQTLMLNPQIAKETLMLLAAYQGKKEDEWREEEPGKILHELRMGELARCQEIPHTPYYGTVDATPLWLMLYADYYAWTHDQETLEQLWRNALAAMDWIDRNLKQTGYLSYHRKSKRGLTNQGWKDSGDCIVNRKGELAHGSISLCEVQAYVYAAKIKLAEIAKMKKRLDLADRWQEEAQNLKVRFNKDFWIEDQDFCALALDGEGNQVDSISSNPGHCLQLGIFTPEKAYSVAERLRAPDMFNGWGIRTLSSLSPAYNPMGYHTGSVWPHDNSLIGMGLRSLGLIDQALELFQGLFDMTNHQSYQRPPELFCGYELNGDNAPVQYPVACSPQAWATGSIFQLLQMMVNLVPDAQNNCLRIIDPALPDSINRLSLHNLRVGGTILDLEFERVGSTTACRVAKKRGNLRVVIEA; from the coding sequence ATGACACCGGATACATTGATGACCCCGGAAAAAATCTTATTGGATGGAAAGACTTTTATTCCCGCAGAACAGATACCTATTCCAGAATGGCCTTCTGTGGTTATTGAAAGACCACAGCCAACTTTGACAGTTAAAGATGATGATTTATTTTTGGTGACAGACACCATAGGAAACATTTCTGGTTGTTCACTGAATGACGGAAATCCTAGCATGGGACTGTTTTGCTGTGATACAAGGTTTTTGAGTCGTCTAGAATTGCAGATTGATGGGCGATCGCCTGTTTTATTGAGTAGCACCGCTGATAAGGGCTTTGCGCTCTCGGTTTTGTGTACTAACCCCAGAATTGAGAATCACCTAAATGCTGATACTATTGGCATTCGACGGGAAATAGTACTTAATGGCGCACTTTTTGAAGAAATAGAAGTAGCTAACTACAGCACCACTAACATCAGTTTTGAACTCAGTCTCAGCTTTGATGCGGATTTTGTAGACTTATTTGAAGTCCGTGGTCATAACCGCGAAAAACGGGGTAGATTGTTGCGGTTAGCAGAGCCAACACACTTAGAAGAAATAGCTGATGGTGTTGCAGCACCTTTAGCAAATCCATCACACCGAGAAGAATCTCTGACACTGGCTTATCAAGGTTTAGATGGTGCAATCATGGAATCCCGTATCCAATTCCAGCACCGACAACCAGATTATTTCAAAGGTTACACAGCGGTTTGGCGGCTAGATTTAGCTTCTCACGAAACCCAAAAGCTTGGTTATCGGCTGAATATGCTCACCAATAACCAGACTAGTTCCACTGTGAATGCAGCTATTACTTTGGTACAAGCAAAAGCTTCTGAATTGATGGAGGAGCAAATTTGGGTACAACAAATTACTCGCATTAGTTCTGATAAAAGTCTTTTCAATCGAGTCATTGAAAGGGCTGAACAAGATTTGTATTTGTTGCGTCAGTCTTTTGGAAAGTATAAAACTGTTTCGGCTGGTGTACCGTGGTTTTCAACTTTGTTTGGGAGGGATTCTATTATTACCGCTTCCCAAACCTTGATGTTAAATCCCCAAATCGCTAAAGAAACTTTGATGCTGTTAGCGGCATATCAAGGTAAAAAGGAGGATGAATGGCGAGAAGAAGAACCAGGTAAGATTTTACACGAGTTACGAATGGGAGAATTGGCACGTTGTCAAGAAATTCCCCATACACCTTACTACGGGACGGTTGATGCTACTCCTCTGTGGTTGATGTTGTATGCTGATTACTACGCTTGGACTCATGATCAAGAAACCCTAGAGCAACTTTGGCGAAATGCTTTAGCCGCAATGGATTGGATTGATCGGAATCTCAAACAAACTGGCTATCTTAGCTATCACCGGAAATCAAAACGCGGTTTGACTAACCAAGGTTGGAAAGATTCTGGTGATTGTATTGTCAACAGAAAAGGGGAATTAGCTCATGGTTCAATTTCTCTTTGTGAAGTGCAAGCTTATGTCTATGCTGCCAAAATTAAATTAGCAGAAATAGCTAAGATGAAAAAGCGTCTAGATTTGGCAGATCGTTGGCAAGAAGAAGCTCAAAATCTCAAAGTTAGATTTAACAAAGATTTTTGGATTGAAGACCAAGATTTCTGCGCTTTGGCTTTAGATGGGGAAGGAAATCAAGTAGATAGTATTAGCTCTAATCCTGGTCATTGTCTGCAATTAGGAATTTTTACACCAGAAAAAGCCTACAGTGTGGCGGAAAGGTTGCGAGCGCCTGATATGTTTAATGGTTGGGGTATTCGCACCTTAAGTAGTTTGTCTCCTGCATATAATCCCATGGGCTATCATACTGGTTCTGTTTGGCCTCATGATAATTCTCTGATTGGGATGGGATTGCGATCGCTCGGTTTAATAGATCAAGCGTTGGAATTATTTCAAGGTTTGTTTGACATGACTAACCATCAGTCCTATCAACGTCCACCAGAATTGTTTTGCGGTTACGAACTTAACGGTGATAATGCTCCTGTACAGTATCCCGTTGCTTGTAGTCCCCAAGCTTGGGCTACAGGTAGCATTTTTCAATTGTTGCAAATGATGGTGAATTTAGTTCCAGACGCGCAAAATAATTGTTTGCGAATAATTGACCCTGCTTTGCCAGATTCAATCAATCGTTTATCTTTACATAATTTGCGTGTTGGTGGCACTATTCTCGATTTGGAATTTGAGCGAGTTGGTAGCACTACCGCTTGTCGGGTGGCGAAAAAACGCGGTAATCTCCGGGTGGTGATTGAAGCGTAA